The Sulfurospirillum tamanense sequence TCCAAAGGCGCGGAGTATTTTGAAGATGGCTACGATGCGTTTTTAGAAAAAATCGGCTGGGAAGAAGAGGCGGGCGAAGCTAAGCCTAAAAAAGTTCCCAAGTTTGACAAATACCAACTTAAAAAACTGCGCACTACCATCATCAAAGAGCGTAGTGCTAAGGCTAACCCGTTAAGAACCCAAGTAGAAACCCTAGAAGCAGACATCATGACGCGCGAAGAAAAGCTCAAAACCCTCACCCAAGAGCTCGCCACCGCCTCAAGCACGGGCGATAGCGTGCGCATCAGGGAGCTCTCCAAACAAGTTTCCCACGAAGAACTCGCCGTAGAAAGCGCCTTTGCCAAACTCGAAACCGCCCAAACCAAACTCGACGCGCTGATGGCAGAGTTTGAAGCGAAACTAGCGGAGTTGGAGTAGGGCTTTGAGGTAGAGTAAAGGGTGGGGCATTTTTGTTTTTGGGCAAGCAGTAAGCCCCATTGTTGCTTTACATGTAAGTTAGCACTCTGGCCCCTGACAACTTAAGTCCTCTTCAATTAAGCACAAAGTATAATCAAACAATTTTTATAAAAACTCTTTTCGCTCAGTAGGAAAGTGAACCATGAAGGTTATCCACCTTTTTCTTTTAACTCTTTTTTTCTTCCATGCGCCCACACTTTTGGCCAATGCGCCCCTAGCTTCTTTGACCCAAAGCGAGCGAGCGTGGCTTGCAGAAAATCCAACCATTCGCGTAGGGATGGACTCGGATTATGCGCCTTATGAGTGGCTTGGTGCGGACGGGCATTTTGTGGGGATGGCGGTGGATTACCTGCACTTAATGGAGCAAAAGCTAGGCGTGCGTTTTGAGATTATCAAAGGCAAATCTTGGGATGAAGCCATTGAGATGACCAAAAGAGGCGAAATCGATCTTCTCACCAGTATCGTACAAACCCCTGAACGTTTAAAGCACTTTACCTTTTCGCCTCCTTATCGCAACACCAGAACAATGATAGTCGACAACGGCCAAGGCCATTTTATTGGAGATTTAAAGCACCTTGCGTCCAAAAGAGTAGCCATCGAAAAGGGGTACTTTACGCAAGAAATGCTCACGACCCATTACCCTCAAATCGAGCTTGTGTTGGTGGGTAGCACCGCCCAAGCCCTGCGTTATGTTTTAGAAGGTAAGGCCGATGCGTACGTGGGCGATATGAGCGCCATTGATTATGCGATGTGGGCGGAGGGATTACAAGGACTTCGTTTTTCAGGGCAAACCGAGTTTGCAAGCGAGCACCGTTTTGCCTTTTCAAAACATAGTCCGCATGTGGCTTCCATTATCAATAAAGGGATGGCTTCCATTACCGAAGAAGAGCGCAATGCCATCTACAATCGCTGGATTGGCATGCGTATCCAGCAAGGAGTTAAAGCGCAAACCCTCATGCTTTACGGCGCTTTTGTGGGGCTTTTGGCATTGGTTTTTGGGGTGATGTACTACAGGTTACGCCGTGAGATACAACACCGAAAAGCGATGGAAAAGCATTACCGTCATTTGGCAGAAGACGTGTTGGATGTCATTTGGCGAACAGACGGAGAGTTGCGGGTTACGTACATTAGCCCTTCGGATGAACGGCTACGGGGGTTTAAGGCCGAAGAGGTATTGGGCACGCATGTTTTTGAGATGTTTACGCCTGAGGGTGTTGAAATCCTTAAAGTGCAGATGCGAAAAAGAGCAGAGGCAGAGGCAAAAGGTTCTCCGATAGATTTTGCCCGTTTTCAAGTCCAGCATGTGTGCAAAGACGGGAGTTTGATTTGGGGTGAAATCCTCTCCAAGCCCGAGCGCAATGAAAAAGGGGAAATCATTGGCTACCACGGCATCACTCGCGAAATGACCGAGCAAAAGCTTTTGCAAGAACAGATTAGAAATCTAGCCTTTTACGATGCGTTGACACAGCTACCCAATCGTCTTTTGCTTACCGAGCGCCTGCATCAGGTTCATCTAAACAATAAGCGAGAATCTTGCTACAGTGCGGTGATGTTTCTTGATTTGGACAATTTCAAATCCCTCAACGACACCCACGGCCATAGCGTGGGGGATTTGTTGCTATGTCAAGTGGCTGAGAGATTAAAACAATGCGTACGAGAGGTTGACACGGTCGCACGGTTTGGCGGCGATGAGTTTGTTGTGCTTTTGGGTGGATTGCACGAAGAAAAAGAGATTGCTGAGCGTTATGCGGAAAATGTGGCGCAAAAGATAAGTAAAAGCCTTTGCACCACGTATATATTAAACGCACAAGACCAACGAGTAGAGCACCACTGTACAGCGAGTATTGGGATTGTTGTTTTTGATGCGGCAAAGGAGAGCGAGGACGATATTCTAAAACACGCCGATACTGCCATGTACAAAGCCAAAGAATCAGGCAAAAATACCATTTGCATGTGGGGCTACCTTTAGAAATGGAAGCAACACAAGGGTTTGATAATCAAGGAAAAGCTATTTTGCAACACAAGACGTTTCAAAAAGACAAGGTCTTTACCCTCTCTTTTGCCCACTTGGCGCACGATACCTACTCGGCCTTTTTGGCGCCCATTTTACCTCTTTTGATAGACAAGCTTGGGATTAGCCTTTTTATGAGCGCTTTTTTAGACATCGCGCGAAGTGTTCCTGCGCTATTAAATCCTTTTTTTGGCCTCATTGCCGAGAAAACGGGGATTAAATATTTTGTAATTTTAACCCCCGCTATTACGGCTATGAGCATGAGCCTCATTGGCCTTGCAACTTCGTATAGTGTGGTTTTTATCCTTTTGTTTGTGGCAGGTATTTCGGCCGCACTTTTTCATGTGCCTTCGCCTACGATGGTCAAAGAATCAAGCGGCGAAAAAGTGGGCACAGGGATGAGCTTTTTCATGGTCGGTGGTGAGCTTGCTAGGACGCTTGGGCCCTTGCTTGTGACCGCGGGAATTTCCCTGTGGGGGCTAGAAGGGATGTACAAACTCATGCCCCTTGGCCTCATCGCCTCCATCATTCTCTACATTAAGCTTAAAGACTTTGACACCAACAGGCCCGTGCAAAAACCAAAAGAAAAAGGCGACACCAAGCGAGTGCTAAAAACATTCACACCATTTTTAAGCGCTTTGGCGGGGTTTATCTTGTTTCAATCAGCCATGAAGCGTGCTTTGACACTCTACCTCCCCGTGTACCTCATCGCCCAAGGGCAAAGCCTGTGGTATGCGGGGATTTCCCTTTCTGTTTTACAGGGTTTTGGCGTTTTGGGCGCGATGTTTTCAGGGCATATTTCCGACAAAATTGGCAGGCAAAACACCCTTCTCGTTGCAAGCAGTGGTTCGGTTGTCGCCATGGCGCTTTTTATCTTTTCGGGGCATATGGTTTTTTTGGCGCTGTTGGGGCTTTTTTTGCTTTCAACTGGCCCTGTACTCATGGCAAGCGTGCAAGACACAAACTCCAACATGCCCACTTTTCTCAACAGCATGTACATGTCTATCAACTTTGGGGTAAGCTCTTTTGTTGTCTTTGGCGTTGGTTTAGCGGGGGATATTTGGGGTTTACATGTAACGTACATCGTCTGCAACATCATTGCCCTTGGGTGTATTCCTATGGCGTTTTTATTGGGAAAGGCTCTTTTAAAAGCGTAGTTTTTAACCCCATCTTCCCAAGCATGCCAAAACACCACGCAGACCACCCCACAAAAACAGCAGTGGCAAAAGCAAGGTATGGAGCACAAAAACAGCCATTATAGCAATCACGTCTTGTGCTGTTTTTTCAACCCGCTCTCCAAGTTTTTGAAAAAACGACAACTCTTTTTTTTCTATGGGGTTGAGTGCTTCGAGTTCCTGGGAAGTTTGATGGAGGGTTTGGGTGGCTTGCACGTACACAGGCTCTGTAAAATGGGCATAAAGTGTCGCGTTTGTCCACTCTAGTGTAGGCATCAAAAAACGTAAAATCACCAGTATTGTAAACCCGCGCAACACCCATGCACTCAGGGTTTCTAGGCGCGGCATCCACAGGAACACTAAGCCCAAGGTCCCCATGCAGGCTAATGCGATTTTTAGGGCCAAGACACCGCCCATTTCAATAAGTATTTTTTCTATGCCAAGGGCTACGGTGGCGACTAGCATCACCCATGAAAAACGCTCTATGAGGTCATTGATAGGGTCTAAAATCTCTCCCACTGAAAAGGTGGCGCTTGCAAAGACCACGGAGCCTTCTATCTGGGTTCCTTGGAGCATCGAAATGACACCGTTGAGTGCTCTGGCTACAGCAAACGTGGTCAATGCCCGCTCAAACGCTTTGTCGTGGTGCGTGTAGCTCATGCGCTCAAGCTGAGGTGCAAACGCAAAGGCAGATAGAAAGATAATTACACAAGAAAAGGCTATTTTTCGGGTTAGTGTTTGGGACACGGGAGACCTCCTTGCGTTACTGTTTGGTGATTGGGCGACAAAATTTTTTAGTAAAGTGTAGCACAGAGTGTGTGAAAATCTTTCTTTACATGTAAGGAATTTTTTGATAAAACGCCTCAAGACTATTTTGAATACCTCTGCAAAATAAATGCGCTTAACACACCAGTCGTTTGCTGTTTTTGCCTCAGATGTTCATCTGTTGGTCCATTAAGTAAAATTTATGTAGAATATTTAACCTTTTCCTTCAAAGAGAGCCTATGCAGTATTTGGCTAACAAGTTGGTTGTTCGTTACCTCCTTTTGCTGTGCACTACTTTCGTTTTATTTTTTTTGACAATTTTTTCATTGCAAGGATATGTGCGGTCTTTGGAGAGTGATATCAACAAAACTGAAGTGGAGTTTGAACGGCGCATAGAGCAAATTAATGCTGTGTATTCTCTTGCTCAACGTTTTCAAATCAAGATTCATACCATTGTATACACGGGACAAACTGCTCAGTTGCGTCAAAAAAAACTTGAAGAGATTGAAGCACTTACGGATGCTATTTTTACCCTCCATACGACACTTTCTTTGGCAAAATGCCTTGAAGATATCCCACAAACAACGCAGTTTTTAGATGAGTTGCCCCCTTTGATTTTAGAAGCAGAAGACCTTTTTAAGACCCTTTCTGAGGCCGTAGGCGAGCGCAATGCGTTACTGAAAAACCCTATTGCCAAACTCACCGATGTGGCTGCTCAGATCCACTCGATCAATAGAGATATCTACCTTAAGTTTGACACACTTTATGAGGTAGTGGAAACACTTCTTGAAGAGGCTAAAAAAGAAAAAATACTTCTTGGTCTTAAAAACAAAGAAACAAGGGCTCGGTACTTGCGTCTTGAAATCGTCATTGCTTCACTCTCTTTCATTGTTTTTATTGTGTTAACTGTGCTTATCCTTAGGCAACTCATTGGGCTTTTTAAACGCCTTGAACATCAACTTAAAATCGATCCACTCACCAAACTACCTAACCGTTTTGCCTTGTTTGAAGAGAGCAGTCAGTGCGCCGTGCCACTGTTTGCCATTACGAATGTGGATGGATTTAGAGCCATTAACGAACTTTACGGCACAGAGGCGGGCAACGAAGTATTGCTGCAACTTTCCTATTATTTGCGCAATTTTGCCAAAGATCACCAGCTCAAACTTTACCGCACTTCCGGGGATGAGTTTGTTTTTTATCATTGCCAAAATGGGTTTACCCTTGAGTCTTTTACTGCTACTATTGTTCCACTTTTGGAGGATATTAAAGAACACCCTTTTATAATCGAATGTATTGGAGAATCCCTTAAACTTTCAATGAGTTGTGGTATTAGCGGGCACACGAAAAACCCCCTGGGAAAAGCCGACATGGCGATGCATCGCGCCAAGGCAGACCAGCTAGTCTATGCTGTTTACGACGAAGAAAAAGATAGTTCAAGGATACTAGAGGAAAATCGCTACTGGATAGGTCAAATTCAAAAAGGCATCAAGAGCAATGCCTTTGAGCCCGTGTTTCAACCCATTGTGGATGTAGGTGGATATCCTGTTAAATACGAAGCACTGATGCGTTTAAAAACCTTTACTGATGAGGGCTTGGTTGAGTATGTCCCACCTTTTTATTTTCTTGAACTTTCCCATAAAATAAAATCCTACCATGTCCTTTCAAAAATGACCATTCTGAAAAGTTTTGAAATTGCAAAAAATCTTGGGACTGACGTGAGCATTAATTTATGCTACCAAGACATCATCAACACAGCCTTAGAAGAAGAGCTACTTGCAGCTATAAAGACGATGGGTATTGGCCCTAGAGTCACCTTTGAAATCACCGAGACAGAAGAGATTAAAAATTACACTACCATCAAACATTTTATGGAGGCTTTTAGG is a genomic window containing:
- a CDS encoding diguanylate cyclase domain-containing protein, translated to MKVIHLFLLTLFFFHAPTLLANAPLASLTQSERAWLAENPTIRVGMDSDYAPYEWLGADGHFVGMAVDYLHLMEQKLGVRFEIIKGKSWDEAIEMTKRGEIDLLTSIVQTPERLKHFTFSPPYRNTRTMIVDNGQGHFIGDLKHLASKRVAIEKGYFTQEMLTTHYPQIELVLVGSTAQALRYVLEGKADAYVGDMSAIDYAMWAEGLQGLRFSGQTEFASEHRFAFSKHSPHVASIINKGMASITEEERNAIYNRWIGMRIQQGVKAQTLMLYGAFVGLLALVFGVMYYRLRREIQHRKAMEKHYRHLAEDVLDVIWRTDGELRVTYISPSDERLRGFKAEEVLGTHVFEMFTPEGVEILKVQMRKRAEAEAKGSPIDFARFQVQHVCKDGSLIWGEILSKPERNEKGEIIGYHGITREMTEQKLLQEQIRNLAFYDALTQLPNRLLLTERLHQVHLNNKRESCYSAVMFLDLDNFKSLNDTHGHSVGDLLLCQVAERLKQCVREVDTVARFGGDEFVVLLGGLHEEKEIAERYAENVAQKISKSLCTTYILNAQDQRVEHHCTASIGIVVFDAAKESEDDILKHADTAMYKAKESGKNTICMWGYL
- a CDS encoding MFS transporter; the encoded protein is MEATQGFDNQGKAILQHKTFQKDKVFTLSFAHLAHDTYSAFLAPILPLLIDKLGISLFMSAFLDIARSVPALLNPFFGLIAEKTGIKYFVILTPAITAMSMSLIGLATSYSVVFILLFVAGISAALFHVPSPTMVKESSGEKVGTGMSFFMVGGELARTLGPLLVTAGISLWGLEGMYKLMPLGLIASIILYIKLKDFDTNRPVQKPKEKGDTKRVLKTFTPFLSALAGFILFQSAMKRALTLYLPVYLIAQGQSLWYAGISLSVLQGFGVLGAMFSGHISDKIGRQNTLLVASSGSVVAMALFIFSGHMVFLALLGLFLLSTGPVLMASVQDTNSNMPTFLNSMYMSINFGVSSFVVFGVGLAGDIWGLHVTYIVCNIIALGCIPMAFLLGKALLKA
- a CDS encoding bifunctional diguanylate cyclase/phosphodiesterase → MQGYVRSLESDINKTEVEFERRIEQINAVYSLAQRFQIKIHTIVYTGQTAQLRQKKLEEIEALTDAIFTLHTTLSLAKCLEDIPQTTQFLDELPPLILEAEDLFKTLSEAVGERNALLKNPIAKLTDVAAQIHSINRDIYLKFDTLYEVVETLLEEAKKEKILLGLKNKETRARYLRLEIVIASLSFIVFIVLTVLILRQLIGLFKRLEHQLKIDPLTKLPNRFALFEESSQCAVPLFAITNVDGFRAINELYGTEAGNEVLLQLSYYLRNFAKDHQLKLYRTSGDEFVFYHCQNGFTLESFTATIVPLLEDIKEHPFIIECIGESLKLSMSCGISGHTKNPLGKADMAMHRAKADQLVYAVYDEEKDSSRILEENRYWIGQIQKGIKSNAFEPVFQPIVDVGGYPVKYEALMRLKTFTDEGLVEYVPPFYFLELSHKIKSYHVLSKMTILKSFEIAKNLGTDVSINLCYQDIINTALEEELLAAIKTMGIGPRVTFEITETEEIKNYTTIKHFMEAFRPLGVKFAIDDFGSGFSNFSHIALLKPNFIKIDGSLIKNIDKDTSCEALVKAIITLARELNICVIAEFVHSQAVFEKSKSLGITLFQGYYFSPPCPKLSPKEVSLMPEQ